A region of Streptomyces sp. WMMC500 DNA encodes the following proteins:
- a CDS encoding FAD-dependent monooxygenase, producing MSQMRVAVVGAGIAGLAFAAALRRGGADCHVYEQSERLAEVGAGVQLAPNATRLLHRLGLGDRLRAAAVAPEAIEMRRWDDGLMLQRTPLGGRCLRRFGAPYYTVHRADLHAALLSGLPRDRLHLGARLVAVTQDEAEARLHLADGRTVAADAVVGADGIHSAVREWFVADWPRYSGQTIYRGLVAAERVPHLLTEPRVRLWLGPDQHCVCYPVSGGGQISFGATVPAAAWEVESWSARGDAEGLRAAYKGWHEDVVRLLDAARAVSRWALHDRDSIDRLGWGRVAVIGDAAHPMLPFQAQGANQAIEDAVVLARCLTDAGPGSGRDGLRAAVRRYERIRLPRTTRIQRRSRANSETFHLADGAAQRRRDTGVLAEPGLDRHQWLFGYDAEQAVAMTGRSS from the coding sequence GTCGGAACGCCTGGCCGAGGTCGGCGCGGGGGTGCAACTGGCGCCCAACGCGACCCGGCTGCTGCACCGCCTGGGCCTGGGTGACCGGCTGCGCGCCGCCGCGGTCGCCCCGGAGGCGATCGAGATGCGGCGCTGGGACGACGGGCTGATGCTCCAGCGCACCCCGCTGGGCGGCAGGTGCCTGCGCCGCTTCGGGGCGCCGTACTACACCGTGCACCGCGCGGACCTGCACGCCGCGCTGCTGTCCGGACTGCCGCGGGACCGGCTGCACCTGGGCGCCCGGCTCGTCGCCGTCACGCAGGACGAGGCGGAGGCGCGGCTGCACCTGGCCGACGGGCGGACGGTCGCGGCCGACGCGGTGGTGGGCGCGGACGGCATCCACTCCGCGGTGCGCGAGTGGTTCGTCGCCGACTGGCCGCGCTACTCGGGACAGACGATCTACCGCGGGCTGGTGGCCGCGGAGCGGGTGCCCCACCTGCTCACCGAGCCGCGGGTGCGGCTGTGGTTGGGGCCGGACCAGCACTGCGTGTGCTACCCCGTCTCGGGCGGCGGGCAGATCAGCTTCGGCGCCACCGTGCCCGCCGCCGCCTGGGAGGTCGAGTCCTGGTCGGCGCGGGGCGACGCCGAGGGACTGCGCGCGGCGTACAAGGGCTGGCACGAGGACGTCGTCCGGCTGCTGGACGCGGCACGGGCGGTGAGCAGATGGGCGCTGCACGACCGCGACAGCATCGACCGGCTCGGCTGGGGCCGGGTGGCCGTCATCGGCGACGCCGCGCACCCGATGCTCCCGTTCCAGGCGCAGGGAGCGAACCAGGCGATCGAGGACGCCGTCGTCCTCGCCCGCTGCCTCACCGACGCCGGGCCCGGCTCCGGCCGGGACGGGCTGCGCGCCGCCGTGCGCCGCTACGAGCGGATCCGCCTGCCCCGTACGACCCGGATCCAGCGACGTTCCCGCGCCAACTCCGAGACCTTCCACCTGGCCGACGGCGCCGCGCAGCGGCGCCGCGACACCGGCGTCCTCGCGGAGCCGGGGCTGGACCGGCACCAGTGGCTGTTCGGCTACGACGCCGAGCAGGCAGTCGCCATGACCGGCAGGAGCTCATGA